In one Hippocampus zosterae strain Florida chromosome 10, ASM2543408v3, whole genome shotgun sequence genomic region, the following are encoded:
- the fkrp gene encoding fukutin-related protein isoform X1: MRITLCQGVLTGAIILNLLILYYVSRAQQQMMEKRKEHGRATRKAAFPASALGGGVAGLLGPRGEPGLAGVSNNNRSPRVTVLLREFENFENYVGDVANSFLRQRPELPFLVVADTPPYPPPELPDGCRMLVLSPSPDQPPQAHRPEFHVQTDFVLLVPDGVELEPSRAIERLIKELEGEGGGPVRLVASPVLARSAVQCLHLRVNLREWTATYSTAASGSSGSVCTALHGDAVVLIRTEDLFNLSVPLGRPLFPSLFIQTTLRGWKVKLLESPCFSANHRPLFSSAHNQWKADTRLKESTGKLMRSFGLKRLMLPDGKEQWHGCSKETPRCFGTVKDDTPDYLYLDRWTPPCCLRALRETTKYVINILESSGVRYWLEGGTLLGAVRHQDIIPWDYDVDLGIYLEDVPNCDHLKNLDSGSLVDANGYVWERAVEGDFYRVQYSEANHLHVDLWPFYPRNGVMTKDTWTEHKQDMEFPEHFLQPLVPMPFAGINAYGPNNQRAFLELKFGEGVVENPQYPNPAKKRLDRAKL, translated from the coding sequence TGTTAACTGGGGCCATCATCCTCAACCTCCTTATACTTTACTATGTGTCTCGGGCACAGCAGCAAATGATGGAGAAGAGGAAAGAACATGGCAGGGCCACCAGGAAAGCTGCTTTCCCCGCCTCCGCTCTGGGGGGAGGCGTAGCCGGATTACTTGGGCCGAGAGGTGAGCCCGGACTTGCCGGCGTGTCAAATAATAATCGTAGCCCACGCGTGACTGTGCTCCTCCGCGAGTTTGAAAACTTTGAGAATTACGTCGGGGATGTCGCTAATTCCTTCCTGAGACAAAGACCTGAGCTTCCCTTCCTGGTTGTGGCTGACACGCCTCCGTACCCGCCTCCGGAGTTGCCCGATGGCTGCCGCATGCTGGTGCTCTCCCCAAGCCCAGACCAGCCGCCGCAAGCACACAGGCCCGAGTTTCACGTCCAGACGGACTTTGTGCTTCTCGTACCGGACGGTGTAGAGTTGGAGCCGTCTCGAGCTATTGAGAGGCTGATTAAGGAGCTGGAAGGTGAGGGTGGTGGTCCTGTGAGGCTGGTGGCTTCACCCGTTCTGGCTCGATCCGCCGTGCAGTGTCTCCACCTGAGGGTGAACCTCCGCGAGTGGACCGCCACTTATTCTACCGCCGCGTCTGGGAGCAGTGGCAGCGTTTGTACGGCCTTGCATGGCGATGCTGTGGTACTCATCCGCACGGAGGATCTCTTTAATCTCTCGGTGCCGCTCGGCCGGCCCCTCTTCCCCTCGCTCTTCATCCAGACCACTTTGAGGGGCTGGAAGGTGAAGCTTCTGGAGAGCCCGTGTTTTTCAGCCAACCACCGGCCCCTCTTCAGCTCAGCTCACAACCAGTGGAAAGCAGACACTCGGCTGAAGGAGTCCACGGGTAAGCTGATGAGGAGCTTCGGTCTGAAGCGTCTCATGTTGCCAGATGGGAAGGAGCAGTGGCACGGCTGCAGCAAGGAGACGCCCCGCTGCTTCGGCACAGTGAAGGACGACACGCCGGACTACCTCTATCTGGATCGTTGGACGCCTCCGTGTTGCCTGCGCGCACTTCGAGAAACTACCAAATACGTCATCAACATTCTGGAGAGCTCTGGTGTGCGCTACTGGCTCGAAGGCGGGACTTTGCTAGGCGCCGTCCGCCACCAGGACATCATCCCGTGGGACTACGACGTGGACCTGGGAATCTACCTGGAGGACGTGCCCAACTGCGATCACTTGAAGAACTTGGATTCTGGCTCGCTGGTGGACGCCAATGGCTATGTGTGGGAACGTGCGGTGGAGGGCGACTTCTACAGGGTGCAGTACAGCGAGGCCAACCACCTGCATGTGGACCTGTGGCCTTTCTACCCCCGTAATGGCGTCATGACCAAAGATACGTGGACCGAGCACAAGCAGGACATGGAGTTTCCTGAGCACTTTCTGCAGCCGCTCGTGCCCATGCCCTTTGCGGGCATCAATGCCTATGGTCCGAATAACCAACGCGCCTTCTTGGAGCTCAAGTTCGGAGAAGGGGTTGTCGAGAACCCCCAGTACCCCAACCCTGCCAAAAAAAGGCTGGACCGGGCCAAATTATGA
- the fkrp gene encoding fukutin-related protein isoform X2 — MMEKRKEHGRATRKAAFPASALGGGVAGLLGPRGEPGLAGVSNNNRSPRVTVLLREFENFENYVGDVANSFLRQRPELPFLVVADTPPYPPPELPDGCRMLVLSPSPDQPPQAHRPEFHVQTDFVLLVPDGVELEPSRAIERLIKELEGEGGGPVRLVASPVLARSAVQCLHLRVNLREWTATYSTAASGSSGSVCTALHGDAVVLIRTEDLFNLSVPLGRPLFPSLFIQTTLRGWKVKLLESPCFSANHRPLFSSAHNQWKADTRLKESTGKLMRSFGLKRLMLPDGKEQWHGCSKETPRCFGTVKDDTPDYLYLDRWTPPCCLRALRETTKYVINILESSGVRYWLEGGTLLGAVRHQDIIPWDYDVDLGIYLEDVPNCDHLKNLDSGSLVDANGYVWERAVEGDFYRVQYSEANHLHVDLWPFYPRNGVMTKDTWTEHKQDMEFPEHFLQPLVPMPFAGINAYGPNNQRAFLELKFGEGVVENPQYPNPAKKRLDRAKL; from the coding sequence ATGATGGAGAAGAGGAAAGAACATGGCAGGGCCACCAGGAAAGCTGCTTTCCCCGCCTCCGCTCTGGGGGGAGGCGTAGCCGGATTACTTGGGCCGAGAGGTGAGCCCGGACTTGCCGGCGTGTCAAATAATAATCGTAGCCCACGCGTGACTGTGCTCCTCCGCGAGTTTGAAAACTTTGAGAATTACGTCGGGGATGTCGCTAATTCCTTCCTGAGACAAAGACCTGAGCTTCCCTTCCTGGTTGTGGCTGACACGCCTCCGTACCCGCCTCCGGAGTTGCCCGATGGCTGCCGCATGCTGGTGCTCTCCCCAAGCCCAGACCAGCCGCCGCAAGCACACAGGCCCGAGTTTCACGTCCAGACGGACTTTGTGCTTCTCGTACCGGACGGTGTAGAGTTGGAGCCGTCTCGAGCTATTGAGAGGCTGATTAAGGAGCTGGAAGGTGAGGGTGGTGGTCCTGTGAGGCTGGTGGCTTCACCCGTTCTGGCTCGATCCGCCGTGCAGTGTCTCCACCTGAGGGTGAACCTCCGCGAGTGGACCGCCACTTATTCTACCGCCGCGTCTGGGAGCAGTGGCAGCGTTTGTACGGCCTTGCATGGCGATGCTGTGGTACTCATCCGCACGGAGGATCTCTTTAATCTCTCGGTGCCGCTCGGCCGGCCCCTCTTCCCCTCGCTCTTCATCCAGACCACTTTGAGGGGCTGGAAGGTGAAGCTTCTGGAGAGCCCGTGTTTTTCAGCCAACCACCGGCCCCTCTTCAGCTCAGCTCACAACCAGTGGAAAGCAGACACTCGGCTGAAGGAGTCCACGGGTAAGCTGATGAGGAGCTTCGGTCTGAAGCGTCTCATGTTGCCAGATGGGAAGGAGCAGTGGCACGGCTGCAGCAAGGAGACGCCCCGCTGCTTCGGCACAGTGAAGGACGACACGCCGGACTACCTCTATCTGGATCGTTGGACGCCTCCGTGTTGCCTGCGCGCACTTCGAGAAACTACCAAATACGTCATCAACATTCTGGAGAGCTCTGGTGTGCGCTACTGGCTCGAAGGCGGGACTTTGCTAGGCGCCGTCCGCCACCAGGACATCATCCCGTGGGACTACGACGTGGACCTGGGAATCTACCTGGAGGACGTGCCCAACTGCGATCACTTGAAGAACTTGGATTCTGGCTCGCTGGTGGACGCCAATGGCTATGTGTGGGAACGTGCGGTGGAGGGCGACTTCTACAGGGTGCAGTACAGCGAGGCCAACCACCTGCATGTGGACCTGTGGCCTTTCTACCCCCGTAATGGCGTCATGACCAAAGATACGTGGACCGAGCACAAGCAGGACATGGAGTTTCCTGAGCACTTTCTGCAGCCGCTCGTGCCCATGCCCTTTGCGGGCATCAATGCCTATGGTCCGAATAACCAACGCGCCTTCTTGGAGCTCAAGTTCGGAGAAGGGGTTGTCGAGAACCCCCAGTACCCCAACCCTGCCAAAAAAAGGCTGGACCGGGCCAAATTATGA